The genomic DNA AAGAATAACTCATTCCGCTCCGGCAATGGATATTAGTTTGGATATTGTTTAGTATCCTGCTAAAAAAGTTGTTAATCCAAAATATAGTGCAAAGATGATTAGTGCCGCTGCACAGCCGCCAATCAGGGTTTTATATAGAGTTAATGATAAAAAATTACGGCTTTTGCTTATAGTGAACGAAATAAACCAGTATACCGCGAGGTCAGCAAGTTCGTGCCCAATGAAAAATGCTAGTAATCCAAAAATACCGGCGTGTTGCGCAGAGATAACTAATCCTATCCCGATACTAAACCACCATATTGTCCAATACGGGTTTGACAGGCTCATCAGTATTCCGTTTAGGATAAGGTTTTTGCCGGAGGATGGGGTTTTGTCTTTAAGAAAATCTAGGGTCAGTCCGGGAATTGAGTAAAGCATCATAGCTCCGAGGATAAACAAGAACACGGATCC from Elusimicrobiota bacterium includes the following:
- a CDS encoding LysE family transporter, producing MDILTLFTMSFMIAFSGALVPGPLMTAVINDSTKHGSKTGPLFVLGHALLEIVMITIIILGFSKFINTPFVITTISITGSVFLFILGAMMLYSIPGLTLDFLKDKTPSSGKNLILNGILMSLSNPYWTIWWFSIGIGLVISAQHAGIFGLLAFFIGHELADLAVYWFISFTISKSRNFLSLTLYKTLIGGCAAALIIFALYFGLTTFLAGY